Proteins co-encoded in one Uloborus diversus isolate 005 chromosome 9, Udiv.v.3.1, whole genome shotgun sequence genomic window:
- the LOC129230498 gene encoding LOW QUALITY PROTEIN: uncharacterized protein LOC129230498 (The sequence of the model RefSeq protein was modified relative to this genomic sequence to represent the inferred CDS: deleted 2 bases in 1 codon), translating to MPLKFCGHRWLENGPAAQRALEILNDVKQYISSVEKGRYKGAKCKSYFVVLNACKDALLPVKLNFFISVVRMLQPFLAGFQKDWPMLPFLADDLKKLIFNLLDTFKVLKSSVVSDMKKMCDFSNVNFDESKNSISNVSAGFVGNSLLKKLAAQKEISDKAVMDIQHDCQNFIIAVVKKISEKSPVSNQFVRCLSSLDPRRIYQNSDSCHKKMSIILKELVRCKKINEDDCDLILLEFLNFLNSVANDESFKSFDVSTQRLDVFLMNHLCTDEYRLLWGVIKRLLLFSHGQASVERGFSINKKIETENMKEETYVAKRLVKDALALSGGAKNFEVTKEIKIAVRGARQKYRQYLELKAAEKKIGK from the exons ATGCCTCTGAAATTTTGTGGGCATAGATGGCTCGAAAACGGTCCTGCGGCCCAAAGGGCCTTAGAAATATTAAATGATGTAAAGCAGTACATTTCATCTGTAGAAAAGGGCCGATACAAAGGAGCCAAGTGCAAATCTTATTTTGTGGTATTAAATGCATGCAAAGATGCTCTTCTGCCagtaaagcttaatttttttatttctgtagttAGAATGCTTCAACCATTTTTAGCAGGATTCCAAAAGGATTGGCCAATGTTACCGTTTTTGGCTGATGATTTAAAGAAATTGATCTTCAACCTATTGGACACtttcaaagttttgaaaagtaGTGTAGTGTCAGACATGAaaaaaatgtgcgatttttcaaatgtaaatttcgatgaaagtaaaaatagtatCAGCAATGTTTCAGCTGGCTTTGTCGGAAATAGCTTGCTTAAAAAGCTAGCTGCGCAGAAGGAAATCAGTGACAAAGCTGTTATGGACATTCAGCACGACTGTCAGAACTTCATAATTGCAGTGGTGAAGAAGATCTCTGAGAAGTCACCAGTGTCTAACCAATTTGTGAGATGTTTATCCTCCTTAGATCCAAGGAGGATATATCAAAATAGTGACAGTTGTCACAAAAAAATGAGTATCATTCTGAAGGAGTTAGTtcggtgcaaaaaaataaatgaagatgaTTGCGACCTAAttcttttggaatttttaaattttttaaattcagtggCAAATGATGAGTCGTTTAAAAGTTTCGATGTATCAACACAACGGTTAGATGTGTTTTTGATGAATCATTTGTGCACGGATGAGTATAGACTGCTGTGGGGGGTCATAAAAAGACTA TTACTTTTTTCCCACGGACAGGCTAGTGTGGAACGTGGTTtctcaattaataaaaaaattgagacTGAAAATATGAAGGAAGAAACATATGTAGCCAAGAGGCTTGTTAAAGACGCATTGGCTTTGAGTGGAGGGGCGAAAAATTTTGAGGTGACAAAGGAAATCAAGATAGCTGTTAGAGGAGCACGGCAGAAATACCGCCAATATCTTGAACTGAaggctgctgaaaaaaaaattggaaaataa